One Helianthus annuus cultivar XRQ/B chromosome 7, HanXRQr2.0-SUNRISE, whole genome shotgun sequence genomic region harbors:
- the LOC110868296 gene encoding putative lysine-specific demethylase JMJ16, with product MLGTKFIRHHVKEENIDIPSIPPGFEPFAAFSLKRVDDSKVGSNSVSASASEPQPVKQEPSVEPGDIEKIKRLVRPRPGVNHGRFDSSSGDESESEQEQTSSAPMAKGVIRGCEECHNCQKVIARWRPEEARLPDLLEAPVFYPTEEEFEDTLKYISSIRDKAEAYGICRIVPPPSWKPACALKEKNLWENSTFATRVQRVDKLQKRGSLSQMLRSNSPKKGKKRRCMKLGLDQKTHGSDAGAPVNTVVVPEPDFGFEPGPRFTLKEFQKYADDFKNKYFRRNETTTDQWEPSLENIEGEYWRMIERPTEEIEVLYGADLETGTFGSGFPKEARQVPGSDGKYVRSGWNLNNLPRLPGSLLSYESSDISGVLVPWLYIGMCFSSFCWHVEDHHLYSMNYMHFGASKMWYGVPGKDAIKLEAAMRKHLPDLFAEQPDLLHKLVTQLSPSILKSEGVPVFRCVQNPGEFIVTFPRAYHSGFNCGFNCAEAVNVAPVDWLPHGHNAIELYREQARKTSISHDKLLLGAARDAVKAHWELNLLRKHTPDNLRWKDVCGKDGILTQTLKSRVEIERVRRDFLCNTTQALRMEANFDATSERECSVCYFDLHLSAAGCHHCSPDKYSCLNHAKQFCSCAWGSKFFLLRHDIKDLAMLVEALEGKLSAIYRWAKLDLGLSLSSYVSKDSKQPCTVSESPTKEQKGQETAQDLLKSKESIIAHESSHKDVIMLSDDEGDGSLKPLNQANKSEDQVKKDAPESKDTGPSNKLHDLSITKGSNNVSEENAGGVLQQIPKTDEKVIIIGLYANSKSGNNTQTNADKPTRQKGPRIAKVVRRINCNVELLEFGVVQSGKLWCDTRAIYPKGFKSRVKYINMLDPTETCYYVSEIVDAGKDRPLFMVSLEKDPSEVFVHMSAVRCWEMVRERVNQEISKQHKLKKPNLPPLQPPRSLDGMEMFGFSSPAILQGIQSIDKNRICTNYWEPRPFHSPLKIQEPNTPNATQNKELTAVTDTVISGLFKKANLEELNAFLSVLSKEGSSDQQAVTKLLNDEILKRPR from the exons ATGTTGGGGACCAAGTTCATCCGGCATCATGTCAAAGAAGAGAACATAGATATTCCTTCAATTCCACCCGGGTTCGAGCCATTCGCAGCCTTTTCTCTAAAAAGGGTCGACGACAGCAAAGTCGGGTCTAATTCGGTTTCCGCTAGTGCGTCTGAACCGCAACCGGTCAAGCAGGAACCAAGTGTCGAGCCCGGTGATATTGAAAAGATTAAGCGGTTGGTTAGGCCCAGACCCGGTGTAAATCATGGCCGATTTGATAGCAGTTCAGGCGACGAGTCTGAATCTGAACAG GAACAAACTTCAAGCGCTCCGATGGCTAAGGGGGTTATTCGTGGATGTGAAGAGTGTCATAACTGCCAAAAG GTTATAGCAAGATGGCGTCCTGAAGAAGCTCGATTGCCCGATCTTCTTGAGGCGCCTGTATTTTACCCGACCGAAGAG GAGTTTGAAGATACTCTAAAGTACATTTCAAGCATTCGCGATAAAGCTGAAGCGTATGGCATTTGTCGTATAGTACCACCTCCATCATGGAAACCGGCTTGTGCACTTAAGGAAAAGAATTTATGGGAAAATTCAACGTTTGCGACTCGTGTCCAAAGGGTTGACAAACTTCAAAAGCGGGGTTCGTTGAGCCAAATGTTGAGATCAAATAGCCCGAAGAAAGGGAAAAAGAGAAGATGCATGAAATTAGGGTTGGATCAAAAGACCCATGGGTCGGATGCCGGAGCTCCTGTTAATACGGTGGTGGTTCCTGAACCTGATTTCGGTTTTGAACCTGGTCCACGGTTCACTCTTAAGGAGTTTCAAAAGTACGCAGATGATTTCAAGAATAAGTATTTTCGAAGAAATGAAACAACTACGGATCAGTGGGAACCCTCTTTAGAAAATATAGAGGGTGAATATTGGCGTATGATAGAGAGACCCACCGAAGAAATCGAG GTGCTTTACGGTGCTGACTTGGAAACCGGTACATTTGGCAGCGGGTTTCCAAAAGAGGCACGTCAAGTTCCGGGGTCAGATGGAAAGTACGTTAGATCCGGTTGGAACTTAAATAACTTACCGAGGCTTCCAGGGTCACTCCTCTCTTACGAGAGCAGTGATATATCTGGTGTTCTAGTCCCGTGGTTGTACATCGGAATGTGTTTTTCATCGTTCTGTTGG CACGTTGAAGATCATCATCTATATTCAATGAACTACATGCATTTCGGTGCTTCGAAGATGTGGTACGGTGTACCTGGAAAAGACGCCATAAAATTGGAGGCTGCGATGAGAAAGCATTTACCCGATCTTTTTGCCGAACAACCCGACTTGCTTCACAAACTT GTGACACAACTTTCACCATCCATACTAAAATCCGAAGGGGTTCCGGTTTTCCGGTGCGTACAGAATCCAGGGGAGTTCATTGTGACGTTTCCTCGAGCGTATCATTCGGGGTTCAATTGTGGGTTCAACTGTGCGGAAGCTGTGAACGTTGCGCCCGTTGACTGGTTACCGCATGGTCATAATGCCATTGAGCTATATCGTGAGCAGGCCCGAAAAACGTCGATTTCTCATGATAAGTTGTTGCTTGGAGCTGCAAGAGACGCTGTAAAAGCTCATTGGGAACTTAATTTGCTCAGAAAACACACTCCCGATAACTTACGATGGAAGGACGTTTGTGGGAAAGATGGTATCCTAACGCAAACACTTAAG TCGCGTGTGGAAATCGAGCGTGTGAGGAGGGATTTCCTTTGCAACACAACACAGGCATTGAGAATGGAGGCAAATTTCGACGCCACAAGTGAGAGAGAATGCAGCGTTTGTTACTTCGATTTGCACCTATCAGCGGCAGGCTGCCATCATTGTTCACCCGACAAATACTCATGCTTAAATCACGCAAAACAGTTTTGTTCTTGCGCTTGGGGTTCAAAGTTTTTCCTTCTTCGACACGACATCAAAGATTTAGCTATGTTGGTTGAAGCGTTGGAGGGAAAACTGAGTGCGATTTACCGATGGGCGAAACTTGATCTTGGACTTTCGCTATCTTCCTATGTATCGAAAGATAGTAAACAACCGTGTACGGTTTCTGAATCACCGACCAAAGAACAAAAGGGACAGGAAACGGCCCAAGATTTATTGAAATCAAAGGAATCGATAATCGCACATGAATCTTCACATAAAGATGTTATTATGCTTAGTGACGATGAGGGTGACGGCTCGTTAAAACCACTTAATCAAGCCAACAAAAGTGAAGATCAAGTGAAAAAAGATGCCCCCGAGTCAAAAGATACGGGTCCTTCTAACAAACTACACGATCTCTCGATTACAAAAGGGTCTAATAACGTAAGTGAGGAAAATGCAGGGGGGGTGTTGCAGCAAATACCGAAAACCGATGAAAAAGTTATAATTATTGGATTATATGCAAATTCCAAATCGGGAAACAACACACAAACCAACGCGGACAAACCCACTAGACAAAAGGGTCCTCGGATCGCTAAAGTGGTCAGAAGGATAAATTGCAATGTTGAGCTGCTGGAGTTTGGTGTGGTCCAATCGGGAAAGTTATGGTGTGACACTCGTGCTATTTACCCTAAAG GTTTTAAGAGCCGGGtcaagtatataaacatgttagaTCCTACAGAAACGTGCTACTACGTTTCGGAAATTGTTGACGCGGGAAAGGATAGACCTCTATTTATG GTTTCGTTGGAGAAGGATCCGAGTGAAGTTTTTGTTCATATGTCAGCAGTAAGATGTTGGGAAATGGTTAGAGAGAGAGTGAATCAAGAGATCTCAAAGCAACATAAGTTAAAGAAACCAAATCTTCCTCCTTTGCAGCCTCCCCGGAGTCTCGACGGCATGGAAATGTTCGGTTTTTCATCACCTGCCATCTTGCAG GGTATCCAGTCGATAGACAAGAATCGGATATGCACAAATTACTGGGAACCGCGGCCTTTTCATAGCCCGTTAAAGATTCAGGAGCCAAACACTCCCAACGCCACCCAAAACAAAGAATTGACTGCAGTAACTGATACCGTCATTTCAGGCCTGTTTAAAAAGGCGAATTTAGAGGAGTTAAACGCGTTTTTGAGTGTTTTGAGTAAGGAGGGTTCAAGCGATCAACAAGCAGTGACAAAACTTCTCAATGACGAGATTCTTAAACGACCCAGATGA